One genomic region from Amaranthus tricolor cultivar Red isolate AtriRed21 chromosome 12, ASM2621246v1, whole genome shotgun sequence encodes:
- the LOC130828220 gene encoding probable histone chaperone ASF1A: MSAVNITNVSILDNPAAFLNPFQFEISYECLVPLKDDLEWKLIYVGSAEDETYDQQLESVLVGPVNVGNYRFVLQADPPDPSKIREEDIIGVTVLLLTCSYIGQEFIRVGYYVNNDYEDEQLKEEPPQKVLIDKVQRNILADKPRVTKFPINFQPENESTEQPASTLEHPSENNEQEQAPPPPSPSLDTKSE; encoded by the exons ATGAGTGCAGTCAATATCACAAACGTTTCCATTTTGGATAATCCAGCTGCCTTTCTCAACCCATTTCAATTTGAAATTTCCTATGAGTGCCTGGTTCCTCTTAAAGATG ATTTAGAATGGAAACTGATCTATGTTGGGTCAGCAGAAGATGAGACATATGACCAGCAATTGGAAAGTGTACTTGTAGGGCCTGTCAATGTGGGCAACTATCGCTTTGTTCTCCAG GCTGACCCTCCCGATCCTTCAAAAATCCGTGAAGAGGATATAATTGGAGTCACCGTTTTACTGTTGACATGTTCGTACATCGGACAGGAATTTATTAGAGTTGGATATTATGTGAACAACGATTATGAAGATGAACAGTTGAAAGAAGAACCGCCTCAGAAAGTTTTGATTGATAAAGTTCAGAGGAATATTTTGGCTGATAAACCTAGAGTGACGAAATTTCCCATCAATTTTCAACCAGAGAACGAGTCCACCGAGCAGCCTGCATCAACACTTGAGCATCCTTCtgagaataatgaacaagaacaagCACCACCACCACCGTCACCATCTCTAGATACAAAGTCTGAATAG